The genomic DNA TAAACGAGGACCACTTACGTGAGGGATATATGTATATTACCCATCCAATTCCAATTTCAGACTTAAGAAAAGGAAGTAACAGTACTTTTAGCCATACTCTCAGCCCAACAGCAATTCTTAAAATTAAATTTGTCAACATCAGCCCTGTTTCTGATTTGGATGAATTTCAGCTGCTTTGGAGTACTCCGGGATGGGCGAAAGGAATTATCGATAAGCAAAGTTGTGGAACAGTAAAAGAATCGGAAGTAAATAAATGGATAGGTAAAGACGTTTGTGGAGTTTATACAATTGATGTTGTTGCCGGATATAAAAAAGATATAGATTGGATGGTAACTAAAAATAATATTGAAAGACGCTTTTCAGATTCTGTCTATGTGAAACTTGGAGAAATTAATGAGTTTCAAATAAATTATTGAGGCAGTTGATTAGAAAACCAACTGCCA from Pontibacter liquoris includes the following:
- a CDS encoding Ig-like domain-containing protein, which codes for MKIIATVLMWMSVTLIFSSCVREDVDVFTIEGYITDEISHQPIAGVPITFIAIKSPSGMGILNGGNSETAGQATTNEKGYYKAKLKVIKEANGLEMQINEDHLREGYMYITHPIPISDLRKGSNSTFSHTLSPTAILKIKFVNISPVSDLDEFQLLWSTPGWAKGIIDKQSCGTVKESEVNKWIGKDVCGVYTIDVVAGYKKDIDWMVTKNNIERRFSDSVYVKLGEINEFQINY